The following proteins are encoded in a genomic region of Lytechinus variegatus isolate NC3 chromosome 7, Lvar_3.0, whole genome shotgun sequence:
- the LOC121419172 gene encoding univin, translating into MDVWKVLILTLIWLLTADSAPPDYVTLTRKMESKILRVMGLSERPRPKPNATAPQYMWDLYRQMAATEEAASRGGETETGDEEQDGRPCSETKLSSNIIRSVPNSGGSLQTSNSTSLQQILYFDVASIPKAETIEAADLRLEIPALSSTSDASTLALRIYQLQSRTRLNSVVSLKDKRLRLLDVVFADMSEGYAGTIDVMMTASSWRSKKISNHGLLLHMETLPNSGNSRSDRRTIKELGMMGNKCTANLIVTSSEYRQCRQSNRRNKRQAESETTADISSFPTASLTNLCQRHRLFVSFRDVGWEDWIIAPMGYQAYYCDGECPFPLGERLNGTNHAIIQTLVNSIDNRAVPKVCCAPTKLSGISMLYFDNNENVVLRQYEDMVVEACGCR; encoded by the exons ATGGATGTCTGGAAAGTCTTGATCTTGACTTTGATATGGCTGTTGACAGCAGACTCGGCTCCGCCGGATTATGTGACGTTAACCCGTAAAATGGAGAGCAAGATTCTACGGGTTATGGGTCTAAGCGAACGACCACGACCTAAGCCCAACGCTACGGCACCTCAATACATGTGGGACCTCTACAGGCAAATGGCAGCAACAGAAGAGGCAGCTAGTCGAGGAGGAGAAACGGAAACGGGGGATGAGGAGCAAGATGGAAGGCCGTGCTCCGAAACCAAACTCAGTAGCAACATCATCAGGAGTGTTCCTAATTCAG GTGGTAGCCTCCAAACAAGCAACTCAACAAGCCTTCAACAAATTCTCTACTTCGACGTAGCTTCCATTCCTAAAGCAGAAACCATTGAGGCTGCCGATCTCCGACTCGAGATTCCCGCTCTGTCATCAACATCGGATGCCTCTACATTAGCACTGAGAATATACCAACTACAAAGTCGGACTAGGCTAAATTCAGTTGTTTCATTGAAAGACAAACGTTTGAGATTGCTCGATGTTGTGTTTGCAGACATGTCCGAAGGCTACGCGGGGACGATAGATGTGATGATGACTGCGAGCTCATGGCGatcaaagaaaatatcaaaccaCGGTCTCTTGCTACACATGGAGACGCTACCGAATTCAGGCAACAGTCGAAGTGATCGTAGAACCATTAAAGAGCTTGGAATGATGGGTAATAAATGTACAGCCAATctgattgtgacgtcatcagagTATCGACAATGTCGTCAGTCGAATCGACGGAACAAGCGACAAGCTGAAAGCGAAACTACCGCCGATATTTCGTCATTCCCGACGGCATCACTCACCAACCTTTGCCAACGACACCGTCTTTTTGTGAGCTTCCGTGACGTCGGGTGGGAGGATTGGATCATTGCTCCAATGGGCTACCAAGCGTATTACTGTGATGGCGAGTGTCCATTTCCACTCGGTGAACGACTCAATGGTACCAATCACGCCATCATACAGACACTCGTCAATTCAATCGACAACCGAGCTGTTCCAAAGGTCTGTTGTGCTCCTACTAAACTCTCTGGCATCTCTATgttatattttgataataatgagaATGTGGTGCTTAGACAGTATGAAGATATGGTGGTAGAGGCTTGTGGGTGTCGATGA